Within Telopea speciosissima isolate NSW1024214 ecotype Mountain lineage chromosome 8, Tspe_v1, whole genome shotgun sequence, the genomic segment GCCAGGGCAAATGCGGCCTGAAGGATTGACTCGAGAAGGTATCATAAAGGTATTTTGGGATTTATACTAAACTTttaagggtttgtgaaccctaagatggggTGGTGAACCTTAACCGCTTCTCCATGAGAGAAAAGGACAGTACTTTTCTCTCATATTGAAGAAAACATTTTCAATTAACAATCCAGAATATATCTTAAGGAAAACCGCTTTAAACAATCATGTCTACCAATTATGTTTTAGATATGACTAATCTACAATGAGAAAAAAGTAATTATCTTTCACGTGAGAAAACAATTTCAATCAACTAATTGGATTTTATAAAATAGGAGCAGTTCTCTGTGGGAGAGCGCAAGGGCCACGCATGCGTGgtagccaatgagagcacatgcagtatattgggggggggggggtgagattTTTGTCTTTGATGGAGGCGGGGCGGTCAttccctcaccccccccccccaactgtGTCTTGTCGTGGCCTGCGCCCTTCCCCCCACCCTAACCCCTTTAAGTGTACATGTGGATCCCACCTTTAAGAGGAATATATATTAACTGGGCATGTCAAGAGGATGCCCATCCTGTGTCTATCTGTCTCCCCTCCCCATGGGAAATGACTACCCTGTCCCTCCAATGCCACCCTCTCATTATGCTCACCTAGAGTGGGCAGCGTGCCtaaccctctccctaaaataGTAACAATAAATTTCTCTTGTATGATTGATAAATTCTATCTGTTTAATTTAAATTTATAgaaagattttcttattgacacctctcaagatgtcaaataatttgtaactttactttttttataccttttatatatttatacccctaactaagaatttttaggaataagacaaagaggcaattaaaagaaggtgtcaagttctaaataacACATAGATGTGTCATTTAGACACTCccaattataaaataataaaataaaaagggaggGAGATTGTGGCCAGGTTGCatggcccttgcaccagtgtgggGGACCGGGGTGTCAAAATTGAGACCGAATTGGATAAACCGACCAAAGTAGAACCAAAATGGCTAGGATCGAACCGAGGCCTTATTTGTCCGGCTTTGGATTGGGGTATTATGACCTCAAAACCGAACCACACCAGAAACAGAAAGAATCTAACACTGAACCCAAAAATCTTCTTAAAACCTAGAtcgaaaaaaccaaaccaatataCCCCCGATAAGAAATCGATAACAATCCAAAACTTATTAAAAAACCATATCTGTTACATAATTttgtataaatatatatgttAAACCAAACCCAAAGTAGGACGAAATCAAAACCTACCCAATAACAATACAAGAAACAGATACAAACccaaaactgaaattgaactttccttattgatttaatttcagattcaccattcccacGCCAAAACTGATTCAACTTGATCGAAATCGACCCGAACAAACACTTGACACCTTAGTGGGGACCAATGAGATTGCGCAGGGGAACATCCAACAAGAAGTGAGGTTTTTCATTTCATAAGAACTAAGACAGTCATTTTGCCCATCCTATGGGGCACTATGCAACTTGGCAGCCttcttttttccaaataaaagaaTACTTTATAACTAAATACTttgttattaattattcttttaaaaGGATGAGACGTGCCTAATTGgctaattttcatattttttattttaaataatttttaaaacattttaCAGAGCTTACTAAAAATGGTTCGCAGGCAACAGATAAAAACTTGCACTATTAGTAATATGGctgtgtagagagagagagagagagtgagtgagttAAGAGTTGTCGCCACTTGTCACAACAACATAACTTGTAAGCTCTAGACGTCCTCCCTATTGGACAACGAAGCCTCAGTTATGCCACTTCGCAGAAATTTCTATCGCCACTTGTCCTACCAAACTGTTCAATTCCAAACCATAAAACGATTTACATGGAATAAGAAGAACAGTCATCTCCATTTTTTGTCTGTGGTTGGTGCATTTCTTTGATAATTGTCGAGAAAGTTACAAGAAGTGTTACGTTAATGGCGAATGAGGAATTCAGATTGGTATCGCCTGCGATAGACCACGATGGCAAGCTACCACGCAAGTACACAGTAGAAGGACAAGGAGCACGGAAGAACTTATCTCCACCGTTGGAATGGTACAACCTCCCCGAAGGTACCAAGAGCTTGGCTCTGGTAGTTCAGGACATCGACGCTCCAGATCCGAACGGGCCCATCGTACCTTGGACCATCTGGGTGGTGGCGAATATACCACCAACGCTGAAGGGTTTCCCTGAAGGATTTtcagggaaggaagaagaggttgGTGGTGACTATGCCAACATCAAAGAAGGCCACAATGATGAGAAAGTCCCTGGGTGGCGCGGCCCTAAACTTCCTTCTCATGGCCACCGCTTTGAGTTCAAACTTTTTGCTTTGGATGGTATGCTGCATCTCGGTAACAAGGTAATATAATAGATTTGGTGTTTCTTTTAGATCTGATGGTTGTGATCATTTTTAACTTGTGATTTGTGTGAATTGGTAACAGGTGACAAAGGATAAGCTGTTGGAAGACATTGAAGGACATGTTCTGGGCGAAGCTGTGTTAATGGCCATCTTCTAATGCTCGTTCTCTTCTAATGTTACTGATGGGTGTGTGTTGCAATTGAGATTGTCAGTGACTCtgctttgggtttttttctttcaaaacaaaacagagaTGGTATAAGCTTTGGAGTaatcaaaatttcctttttaactTCATTTATAAGCTGATCTACAATATTTCTATCATTTGCTACATAAATGTAAAGAAAGATTGTTCACAAGTACTAAGCCCAAAGAGCTAGGATAGACATGGAAGCAGAACCTAGAACTAGGGCAATGTAACAAGTCTTTGTCAGCCATGTTTCAGAACTCATCATCTTGTTATGGAAGAAATCAGCTGCTATAAGATCAACAAGAGCCATGTATATCAAAATACCTGAAGAAAGGGAACCCAGTAAACCTTCTAGGATTAAGGCTTTGGGGTTATCATCACTGTAACCTGTTACAGAGAATACTATCATTCCCAGGATTATCCCCATTGGAGTTGTCACTGAAAATAGGAAGCACATATAGGAAGTTGTACCTACACCAAAACCTGCCTGCAATTGTTGAAATAGTCATTGTTGTTAACACTAGAAAAtgttagaaatgaagaaagTGAGATATAGGAAAGTTAATACTGAAAATAGTGAAAAGGGGATAAGATCAGTGAAATATAGGATGGCATTCAAATGTCACAAAGTATTTATGATATTCCATATCAGGCATTTTTTTACCTTCCAGAGTTGTTCTAAATTGAGGAGTAAAgtataatttcttcttctcctttaatAGATCTATCTCAAACCCTCTCTCCCATGATCCCTCTGCAACTCCAACAATAATTACTCTCTCATTCTCTATTTTCTATATTCCTGGTACTTTGGTAGCTATATTCGAAAAAAGGGTTTCCATCTCTAGTCACCAAGTTCATGACAGTATATAGAAGTAGAAGTGGGATGGAGTCGTGGAGAGGGTGAAACTATTTTATAACTAATTGTCATCTTATTTaatatagggatgtaaatgtctcggatacggatcggggTATTCCTCTACACGGATTaagatggattcggatgcggatcggatttggattttcaaccatccatttacatctctgtcTTGTGTAATCCGGACCTTCCTCGTTCTAGCAAATATAATTCATATTcgatccatatctcttagatcatgattctcttttcctcatattttaGACACTGtcgaatcttcaaaaaccctcaagattatttacttaattttttattattaagtattcggattttttttttggatgaatttttatctgagtattcggattttttttggatatctctaaacgaatacagatgcacctaaacggatacggaagcAGATCGGATTTgaattttcggttatccatttacatccttaattTAATAGGAGTCGATATGAGGGGATACTTTGAATACGTAAAATTTCTCTTGAATGAGATGAGGTAACCTTCCTCATCCAAGCCAGACGTCCGGCTTTGTCGATAGAGCCAGAACCCTATCCTttgttctctctccctctccctctccctattatctctctctttattaTTTTCACTTTCAGTTATCCTTGCATGTAACAGTTTAATTGTTTCAGTTCAGATTTCTTAGTTCAAGGCTTAAGATTTCATGGTCTCAAGGCTTCCTAGTGAAAGTTCCAGCTATTttatgagagagaaaaaaaaaaaaaaaaaaaaaaaaaaaaaaaaaaacaagaatgatTTTCAAAGCTTTGCAAAATACAGTCCAAAAGGAGGGAAAACCCTTGGATTTATGAGTAATATTACTGAAGTTTAGGATTGTTAAAAGAGTCAAGTCTATGAATTTTATATAAAGATGTAGTGGCCTATAACCTCAGACATGAATTTATGAGTAATATTTattgaagttttcttcaagtGCTGTGAATTTAGTTCTGGTTCTGTGGTTTCACACCATACTCGTGGATTCCAAGCCTACAAATTGATTGGATTCCCAATCTAGTTTGCTGTTCTGTCTTTAACTCATCTCTCTTTTTATCATTCTACTGGATTCAGATTAGAATATCTCAATTCTTCTCTTGTGGTTTTATTCTTCTGGCTTGTTTCAAATTGATAATTGGTTAATATCTTAAAGCCTGATTATTGGTTAAAATTCTGCAATATTCTGATTTCGATTTGCCTTTCTAGTTTTCTAGTTTCAATTTTTGTTCTGAACTCCAAGTTAATAGTAAAAGATCTGGTTTTCCTAGTTCAACTCAacttcttatttattttcaaaaccTATTTCACTTGATGTTTTGAATACCCTTTTACTGCTAAATCTTCAACTCAAATCCCTAATCGATTTCCTATTTGAATTCTCACAACTTGCTATCAATTCTGCACTTTTTGGGTGTCCTAGTTGAAGAAGGTTTTTGTTATAATTTATAATCCATCTAACTTTGAATCAGATTTTGCATGATCTCTCTACCAATTAAACATAATCTACAGTTCAAAAGTTTCAGGTCAACAGACTGGTTTTGTTCAGGTTATTAAATTCTCTCAAATTCTGGTTCTTGGTCCTTTTCCCTGTGATCTTGTGGTAAGCTCATCTTCTGCTGAAAATCTCTTGGTATCTTACTTATCCACTAAATTTCAGTTCCATCTGACCTACCATGTGGCAAACTCATTTTTCGCGGCTCATTATCATCATTGTGATGATGAAGCAATTCTGAGCACtagataaataaaatatgttctggattagccatgtgtcaaatCTCATAATATAATTTAGTCAAATACCCTCCCGTGCATTGGAGTGCATCCCcatatatgtcatgcatgccTTATCACTCAAACTACTACTGTGTATTCTCTAATATtcttgaattttcaaaactcTATTTTTCCACTTGACAAACTCTATTTGAACCGAAATTTTATTGCGAGAAAGAACGATAACCGGTGCTATGCTTCAGTATGTACCTGTGCCAGACACAGCCTAGTGTGAAATGACTGGCACACCCCTGATTCTTTCCGCCTTTCTAGGAGATGCGTTGGGCTCTGTCTAGGCGCAAGTACATGTCGTGCCCAACGACCAATTAATGTTCCTTTTCCCAATTTTTATATGTGAGCAAGGAGGACTTTGGAGTCTAGTTAtcccacaaaatttgggtccaTCGGATCTACCTTGTGACAACTGTTTGGGCAACTTTAAAAGTTTTACCCGTATCAATGAAAGTACTGGTTTTCTCCTTTCCCTTCCCATTTGGCATAAAAAGTTTTGCCTATATTAAtaaaagtagggatgtaaatggatcgaattctatcagatagtggcattataatattcgtatccgtttatattcggacggattcagataatatcctatcggttttcagacggattcggatagtttctggatattgattttttgaatacggattctcataaatggatatgaatgtggattgaatacgaattttcgactatctgtTGATATCTTTAACGTTTTTATGCTGAGGGTTatgattgagacttgagagttcaacaactaccctttcttctactcttcttagttttttattttctcacaTAGATATGAGATTCCATATATCACATTGcagaaaacaatatatataaaccaatacaaaatatagaaaaagaatcatgTTATCAtgacttataaaattataaaataagataacaaaatccaataaggtaacttaaaaggataaacagacacagagatatatttcagatattttattaccatcggattgctaaacgaatcggataataatcggtcggatagggggattatcatattcgtatccgattagttttgaAGGGATTtgaattctcctaaacggatacgaacacggatcgaatatggattttcgaatatccatttacatctctaaatAAAAGTATAAATTTCTCCCATTCCCATCCTGTTGGGCAAAAATCTCTATTAAACAGTCCCTCCAAGTTAAGCTTATTTTCATGGTCCTACTATCTTCCATTtatagggaaaagaaaaaatttaagaCAGAAGGCGATTCTTTGCTCGGTTAATCAATGTATTGTTAGATGAGTTTAGAAGAGTGCAGGCTCCCACCAGGTCATGAATTTGACTCTCTTGTCTTCATCTTATGCCTTTAAAGCACTTCtttcccttcccctcttatGTAGCCAATGGGACTAATGTAGTCAAAGTCCCATTGGGCATGATAGATAGGAAGACAAAAAATTCGAGGACATTTTGTCCACATCAGTATATAATAACTAGGGCAAATTTCACGAACACCCCCTGTAACCATTCGAAATGGCAAGTACATCCTAAatttggtcaaaatggcaaccttccccctgacaTTAAGCAAGGTTACCCCTAAagataaaatgataattttaccctcttagtaatttaaataaaaattactaagattCCATCACCTTCCCAAATCAAACTTCCTCATCACCGGCCACCACTGTCTCTCCGACCGCCACTGATTTCAGATTTCTACAATTATTACTCCAACGTTGATTGTTGAGAAGATCGATTAGAGCTTAAAAGACTATTTTTCTTCCGAGTTCAATTCTTTCGGTGGAATCCACGGTTGATTTCACGGTGCTTCAGACTCCATCGCTCCCTTCTTCTCTGCAACGGTGAATAGGACTGGAGATTTAAAATGGTGAGAGCCCGACGGTGAATAGGACTGGGGATTTTGGAGCGGTTGCGATGGTTCAGAGCGTCGAAGGAAGAAGACTGGGATTTGTTAAGGTTTCAATTCAAATCGATTTTGAATCtaaccattttaggttttatgtctgaaaaccaaacaattttggGTTGCAGAACGACGATGGAACAGGTCTTTGAGTTGCAGAGAGGGATTCGGGTTGCAAGTCGACGATGGATTTGAGttggaaaagagaggagaggaagaaaacaATGAAATGAAGGGAAAAAGTTGGAATTTTTCAGATTTCTTTGGGCTCTGGAGAAGCTAAGAAAGATAAAGCTACATCACTActacttttttcatttttttcccccctttttaaTGTCATTGTGATGTGTTGGTGGGTTCCTCCGTTACAATGATTCTAACTCAAAACCCGTGAACATTTTTTGAGTTCCAGATAACTTGGAGTTGGATATTTTTAAGCTTGGGATTTTCCTCACAGTGGTGTGTGGTTGCGCCCTATGAGACCGATTAATGAATCTTTTCCATTGGATTCACTCTGTTTCTTTAGTGGTTTTTTCTTCCACCTTCGATAAgggttttgccaaaaaaaatttaaatgagTAGTTTTGCCCGTAATAAACTTAAAAGCATGATATAATCTGGAAATTTTCTTTGATCTCTGTGAACGCTGCGAGAAAGTCTGCTCCGACCACCGGTGTTGCtggtttgtatttgggataTTGGGGATTTAACCTTAAGGGTATAATAGGAAGTTCACcctatggtaagggtaattttgtcattataaaagagttaacagccacttaactgcacagacctaacggagtggactaagttgaaataaaaatataaaataagggtagtctgtgccattttgacaaaatttagggtgtacttGCCTTTTCGAATAGTTATAGGGGGTGTTCGTGAAATTTGCCCTAATAACTATTTTCGTTTCTTTAGCACTCAAGTTTAGGCTTTTGGTTAAGagttttttaatcaatttttaaaatgaaGAAGAATGCTGTCTAGTCACGTGGCCACTGCACCAAAGTGGGACCAGTGAGAGGCACACATGAGCATgggtttttcatattttacaaTGGGTGGGGCTGTCATTTTGTACCCTCCAATAGggatattttttccttttaaaaaaataagggaaaaggctgggcataTTGCCAGACAGCCCTGTGTCTGGTGCATACAGCTAGCTTAtgaaaaattatcacctccaattcgcgggctcctccaattcctctaatagggggagtggacctcaccttgggtagtgtttttgggcaggggggtaaggtggtcatttccacccccaagtgaggaattggaggaattggggGGGAGgcaatcgttatcctctcctgtaacTGCACGGTGCAATACTGCATCATGCAGCGGCTATAGAAGCCATGtggcacagtgggccccacatggtgcacatggcctctgcaaccgccgcacgatgcagtactacACCGTGCAGTAACTGCAGAGGATAAAAATGGTAGCAAATTGAAGGGGATAAGGAGAACTtatattaaattaaaagaatatAGGTATAAGctctatagttttttttttttttttaatataaaaataaggTTGTGTAGTGGAGCAactggaaaaaattttgctgctacacccatagcaggaatgttcctgctacaaggctagcagccaaggaaatggaataattcacttcccttttGGATTCATGAATATCCTCCTAGATTTTagcattttttaaaataccccttaagatcccatttccttggctgccagctttgaagcaggaacattcctgctactaTTGTAGCAGCAAAGTTTAGTCCAGGGCAACTTGATTGACTGAGTGATAGGATATATTGAAAAAGGTTGGGCACACCTcgtataaaaaaaacaaaaaattttggaTACACAACCGGTGTACCGTAAGCCCCCGTTGGTTTACCGCACACCCTATTCCTCTATCGTTAATTATTAACACAGGGCCATCCAGTGTGAGCAACCTGCTTAGGGTTTAAGGGTAAGGATTAGTGGATTAGCCTAAACTCGGATACCCAGACACTCAGTAAACTGAAAGAACAGTGAAAGAAGACTACACTATCGAAGCACTAAATCAAAGTAACTGAAACGAAGAACAAAGAAGGGAGATAGATACCTGTGCAATGCAACCGCCGAGGCCCATCCCTTCGAAGATCTGGTGGAACGCCAGTGCAGCAACAAGAGGTCTAATGGTGCATTGATTCTGAGACATCCCCATAGTAACTCCAATAATCACAGAGTGAAATATAATCCCAATCTCCAAAACCTGCGACACCAATCTCTGCTTCAGTTTTGCAATTTCCTCCGGCGTCTGTCGATTCGAATTCTCACCATCAATATGACAACTTGCCTGTACCACTACCCCAATCTCAATTTGGGGCTCCACCCTcgatttcgatttcgatttcgatttcaaATTCTtccccaaagaagaagaatcaatcGATAGCTCTACTTCCTGTGTACCAATCGGCGTGTAATTACTCTGTTTGTTGCCATGGACGTGAGAAGTCGCCGAAACATCGACGAGCAGCGCTAATAGGGCTCCGATCAAAGTGACGAGACCTGCGAAGGGGAAGTCCTTCCATGGGTGATGAGTTGCTACTTTGCAATCGGAGAGGGCATCGAAAGCGTCGGGTAAGACGTGGACGAGCGAGGTGGAGAGGATTACACCGGCGGCGAAGCATTTGATCACTAGAAGTGCCTTATCGTAGACAGGTTTTCCTTGGAAGAGACGAGCGAGAAGAACCGGCGAAGAGATGCCGATGATGCTAGTCACGAAGATTACGAGGATTGAGATAAGCTTGAGATGAGTCGCTGCACGGCTGTCTCGGCACAATAGCTCCCGTGTAGCGTCGGTTAGACACGAAGCCATGGAAAGTGTTTCTTCGGAAAGGAAGAGACGATTCGATTCGGGCGAGGGTGAGACCGGAGATTTATGTGTATATTATGTATGAGTGTTCGAGACTTCGAGTGTTGTCGTAGTTGCAGTCGAGGACTTCCCAAATCAAGTCTTTATGTCATCTT encodes:
- the LOC122670496 gene encoding zinc transporter 6, chloroplastic-like, which translates into the protein MASCLTDATRELLCRDSRAATHLKLISILVIFVTSIIGISSPVLLARLFQGKPVYDKALLVIKCFAAGVILSTSLVHVLPDAFDALSDCKVATHHPWKDFPFAGLVTLIGALLALLVDVSATSHVHGNKQSNYTPIGTQEVELSIDSSSLGKNLKSKSKSKSRVEPQIEIGVVVQASCHIDGENSNRQTPEEIAKLKQRLVSQVLEIGIIFHSVIIGVTMGMSQNQCTIRPLVAALAFHQIFEGMGLGGCIAQAGFGVGTTSYMCFLFSVTTPMGIILGMIVFSVTGYSDDNPKALILEGLLGSLSSGILIYMALVDLIAADFFHNKMMSSETWLTKTCYIALVLGSASMSILALWA
- the LOC122672630 gene encoding UPF0098 protein CPn_0877/CP_0992/CPj0877/CpB0906: MANEEFRLVSPAIDHDGKLPRKYTVEGQGARKNLSPPLEWYNLPEGTKSLALVVQDIDAPDPNGPIVPWTIWVVANIPPTLKGFPEGFSGKEEEVGGDYANIKEGHNDEKVPGWRGPKLPSHGHRFEFKLFALDGMLHLGNKVTKDKLLEDIEGHVLGEAVLMAIF